A stretch of the Conger conger chromosome 3, fConCon1.1, whole genome shotgun sequence genome encodes the following:
- the emx3 gene encoding empty spiracles homeobox 3 — MYQHSKKCFTIESLVGKDANSSTAGDEPVRPTALRFTESIHPSPFSTCFQNSGRTLYTSPDMMFPDPGTHSTNSTLSLHPLQLPSQHFFNPHQRETLNFYPWVLRNRYLHRFQGEDSSPENLLLHGPFSRKPKRIRTAFSPSQLLRLERAFEKNHYVVGAERKQLANGLCLTETQVKVWFQNRRTKHKRQKLEEESPESQQKRKGSQHVSRWRVATQQGSPEDIDVISED; from the exons ATGTACCAACATAGTAAGAAATGCTTCACCATCGAGTCATTGGTTGGCAAAGACGCTAATTCCTCGACTGCAGGGGACGAACCTGTCAGACCCACAGCCTTACGATTCACGGAATCAATTCATCCTTCTCCCTTTTCGACTTGCTTTCAGAACTCCGGCAGGACCTTGTATACTAGCCCGGATATGATGTTCCCAGACCCGGGTACACACTCAACCAATTCAACTTTGTCTCTGCATCCTCTCCAGTTGCCCTCTCAGCATTTTTTTAATCCACACCAGAGAGAGACTTTGAACTTCTACCCGTGGGTTCTTCGAAACCGATATCTTCACAGGTTCCAAG GTGAAGACAGCAGCCCGGAGAACCTGCTCCTGCACGGGCCCTTCTCCCGCAAGCCCAAGCGCATCCGCACCGCCTTCTCCCCATCCCAGCTGCTGCGGCTGGAGCGCGCCTTCGAGAAGAACCACTACGTGGTGGGCGCCGAGAGGAAGCAGCTGGCCAACGGGCTGTGCCTGACGGAGACCCAG GTGAAAGTCTGGTTCCAGAACAGAAGGACCAAGCACAAGAGGcagaagctggaggaggagTCACCTGAGTCCCAACAGAAGAGGAAAGGTAGCCAGCATGTTAGCCGCTGGCGTGTAGCCACTCAGCAAGGTAGCCCCGAGGACATTGATGTCATATCGGAGGACTGA
- the LOC133123150 gene encoding homeobox protein not2-like translates to MTSMDTTFSYGASYASPIQYLCGERNGAPGLPTKATETKPKCSFSIEAILSTSPRESSQLKMAMHQGLTHPTPFAPHPWLPSGYSTPGSPYTYHYTSYHPNEIQNHNGFTGPCDKLMSRRSYVRRTCRRIRTIFTDEQLMKLEEVFSKQRYMTGTEKVLLASALRLSETQVKVWFQNRRTRWRKTQEDKTSNQLSSPRQDEFISVDEEDSWSP, encoded by the exons ATGACCAGCATGGATACAACATTTTCCTACGGGGCATCATATGCTTCACCAATACAATATTTGTGCGGCGAAAGGAACGGTGCGCCAGGACTGCCCACGAAAGCCACGGAGACGAAACCAAAATGCTCCTTCAGCATTGAGGCTATCCTCTCTACAAGTCCCCGGGAATCCAGCCAGCTCAAGATGGCAATGCATCAGGGGCTAACGCATCCAACACCGTTTGCCCCTCATCCGTGGCTTCCATCGGGATATTCTACCCCGGGCTCGCCTTATACCTATCATTACACGAGCTACCATCCAAACGAAATCCAAAACCACAATG gttTTACCGGACCGTGTGACAAGCTGATGTCAAGAAGGAGCTATGTGCGGAGAACCTGCAGGAGAATCCGTACTATCTTCACCGATGAGCAGCTGATGAAGCTAGAGGAAGTATTCAGCAAACAGCGTTACATGACAGGAACCGAGAAGGTGCTGCTCGCCTCTGCTCTTCGCCTCTCCGAGACTCAGGTGAAGGTTTGGTTCCAAAATAGAAGAACGAGGTGGCGCAAGACCCAAGAAGACAAGACCAGCAACCAGCTTAGCTCTCCGAGACAGGACGAGTTTATCTCGGTGGACGAGGAAGATTCATGGTCACCTTGA